The following coding sequences are from one bacterium SCSIO 12741 window:
- the hemC gene encoding hydroxymethylbilane synthase encodes MSDRQSGIIIGTRGSDLALWQANRVKDQLAEQGVSCELKIIKTQGDKIQHLSFDKLEGKGFFTKEIEQALLDESVDLAVHSHKDLETEQPEGLSIAAVSDRENPSELLLIRPESVDTSKPLSLKSGAKVGTSSARRRSQLLFFREDLNLDDLRGNVPTRIQKLRDGQYDAIVIALAGVSRLELPLDDFFVEILDPTAFIPAPAQGVLALQIREGDEELRQTLQALNDDQVATTTHIERAILNRCQGGCKLPLGVYCREEEGQFQLWVSYAAKERDPLKRFFLEGKDGEALVQEAMDRIQDQVKKKS; translated from the coding sequence ATGTCGGATCGTCAGTCCGGTATCATCATCGGTACCAGAGGAAGTGATCTTGCCCTTTGGCAAGCCAATCGTGTAAAGGATCAGCTCGCTGAGCAAGGTGTAAGCTGCGAACTCAAAATAATTAAGACTCAAGGGGATAAAATCCAGCATCTCAGCTTTGATAAGCTAGAGGGAAAAGGGTTTTTTACCAAGGAAATTGAGCAGGCTCTGTTGGATGAGTCGGTTGATTTAGCGGTTCACTCCCACAAAGACCTGGAAACCGAACAACCGGAAGGACTCTCGATTGCAGCAGTTTCGGATCGGGAAAACCCATCTGAATTACTACTTATCCGTCCAGAGAGTGTGGATACCTCGAAGCCGCTAAGTTTGAAATCGGGAGCCAAAGTGGGAACTTCATCGGCTCGTAGAAGATCTCAGCTTTTATTCTTTAGGGAAGATCTAAACCTGGATGATTTGCGCGGAAATGTTCCTACCAGAATTCAAAAGCTGCGCGACGGACAATACGATGCCATTGTTATTGCCCTGGCAGGTGTATCTCGCCTGGAGCTACCACTGGATGATTTTTTCGTTGAAATTTTGGACCCTACGGCTTTTATTCCGGCTCCCGCTCAAGGAGTTTTAGCTCTTCAGATCAGAGAAGGAGATGAAGAATTGCGCCAAACCCTCCAAGCCCTAAATGATGATCAGGTAGCTACAACGACCCATATCGAACGAGCTATTCTCAATCGTTGTCAAGGGGGTTGTAAATTGCCTTTGGGTGTTTATTGTCGCGAAGAAGAGGGACAGTTTCAGCTTTGGGTTTCTTATGCTGCCAAAGAAAGGGATCCGTTAAAACGATTTTTTCTAGAAGGAAAAGATGGTGAAGCCTTGGTTCAGGAAGCGATGGATCGAATCCAGGATCAGGTAAAAAAAAAGTCTTAA
- the hemA gene encoding glutamyl-tRNA reductase, with protein MKYFHAVTYTHSSVGIEQVGAFHIAPENLQNRLQSLLGSRVEELLFLSTCNRVEMWFRTEEELTADFLNEMLAEIYPDWSQEQVDKAEKQALVYSHLEAVDHVFRVAGSLDSLVVGEREIISQIKDAYQNCKEAGLTGDFIRILMRKTIETAKQVFTETLIANRPVSIVNLAYRRLIEQGISTESGIVVVGAGKTNKAMLLKLKKAGYTNFYIFNRTLSRAENLVREIGGQAFALSELKDFQSPFDALITCTGSEEVIITPEIYASLNPEQPANKTIIDLAVPADTHSDIVKEESVEFIGVESLKDLAAKNLELRKGELHRCEAIVKENLDDFVNIHKVRQVELAMRKVPEQVKDIRRRAVEEVFAREIDELDQNSRETLDKVVSYLEKKYMSTPMLLAKEILLKEEKK; from the coding sequence ATGAAGTATTTTCATGCTGTCACATATACGCACAGTTCGGTTGGTATCGAACAAGTAGGAGCCTTTCACATCGCTCCTGAAAATCTCCAGAATCGCTTACAGTCACTTTTGGGATCACGGGTAGAGGAATTGTTGTTTCTCAGTACCTGTAACCGAGTGGAAATGTGGTTTCGCACGGAGGAAGAGTTAACCGCTGATTTTCTAAATGAGATGTTGGCTGAGATCTATCCAGATTGGAGCCAGGAGCAAGTAGACAAAGCTGAAAAGCAAGCTTTGGTTTATTCTCACTTGGAGGCCGTTGATCATGTATTTCGCGTAGCGGGTTCTTTGGACTCACTTGTGGTGGGTGAACGGGAAATTATTTCTCAGATCAAGGATGCCTACCAAAATTGTAAAGAAGCCGGATTGACCGGAGACTTTATTCGCATCCTGATGCGTAAGACGATCGAAACAGCAAAACAAGTTTTTACGGAAACTTTGATTGCTAATCGCCCGGTGAGCATCGTTAACCTGGCGTACCGCAGATTAATTGAACAAGGAATTTCTACCGAATCGGGAATTGTGGTTGTTGGTGCAGGAAAAACCAACAAAGCAATGCTGCTGAAATTGAAAAAAGCGGGTTATACCAACTTTTACATATTCAACAGAACCTTGAGTCGGGCAGAAAATTTGGTTCGCGAAATTGGTGGTCAGGCTTTTGCTTTGAGTGAGTTGAAAGATTTTCAATCTCCTTTTGATGCACTCATCACCTGTACCGGATCTGAAGAAGTGATTATCACTCCTGAAATATATGCTTCTCTTAACCCAGAGCAACCAGCAAACAAAACGATCATCGATCTGGCTGTTCCTGCTGATACCCACTCTGACATAGTTAAAGAAGAGTCGGTGGAATTTATTGGTGTTGAGTCTTTGAAAGACTTGGCGGCGAAAAACCTGGAATTGAGAAAAGGAGAATTGCACCGTTGCGAGGCCATCGTTAAAGAAAACTTGGACGACTTTGTAAACATTCACAAGGTGAGACAAGTAGAACTGGCGATGCGTAAAGTGCCTGAGCAAGTAAAAGACATTCGTAGACGAGCAGTCGAAGAAGTTTTTGCCCGGGAAATTGACGAGTTGGATCAAAACTCCAGAGAAACGCTGGATAAGGTGGTTTCTTACCTCGAAAAAAAGTACATGAGCACTCCTATGCTCTTGGCTAAGGAAATCCTACTAAAAGAAGAAAAAAAGTAA
- a CDS encoding DUF2723 domain-containing protein, protein MKTFRFYNNLVGWLVWSISTIVLIMTVEPTVSFWDCGEFIATAFRLEIGHPPGAPTFMLIARFFTLFGSPEDAGYLVNILSALSSSFAVLFLFWIISSIAKKIVMKSEEDFTAGNIAAVLASSTIGALAFSFSDTFWFSAVEAEVYALSLCLTALVFWAILKWEEVADEPRSDRWLLFIFFVIGLSIGVHLLNLLAIPAICFVYYFRRHQVNRKGIVITAGVGFLLLMIIQYGIIQKMLRVAAYMELFSVNTMGLPFNSGLIIFFVLLSALIAYGVYYSHQNRKYLANLALLGFAFVLIGYSSYAIILIRSSANPPLDENDPQNVFTLLAYLGREQYGERPLLIGHSFASPLDKDEPYKDGKQVWFQDEASGKYIVSDKKKASIPNYAGEFNMLFPRMASQERRHLSGYKRWSKFKGKKVRYKVAGKMQVIEKPTMGENIRFLMDYQLGWMYFRYFMWNFAGRQNDIQGHGDIANGNWISGIDFMDSARLGPQSTLPDSLKSNKARNTYYFLPLILGLIGLVFHYRRSMKSAVVVTMLFMFTGILIVVYLNQTPMEPRERDYAYVGSFMTFCIWIGLGLLALFDALKRSMKPVIATGLALLICLPIPTILIAQNWDDHDRSGRYTARDFAKMYLDSCEPNSVLFTNGDNDTFPLWYVQEVEGYRTDVRVINLSLLNTDWYINQMRRKAYKSGPVRFTIPEPKYRQGTRDYIPVIDRNKKKEHVDIKRVVEFFTNEKNQAVMGQNKKMNYSPTKLYSLKVDTNKFINNPSIPEEKWGEIVPEIQWTVGRSYLLKKDIMMMDLLAHFNWDFPIYYAITTGNDAYLGLQGYFQLEGLTYRLVPYKAASPDGQTGYVHAEIMYDNLMNKFQFGNVKDPNVYVDHNILRMCMNLRNNFARCAEALHRQGKNDKALEVLDRCMLEMPKENVPYNFFVLPIAELYYKLGQTEKATAILSEMRETYVAELDYYFALDRDMYAKIKSQAKQTISILYRLNLMASQYVPGDQITQDLTDDFKRLEADFNRLEGVAR, encoded by the coding sequence ATGAAAACTTTCAGGTTTTACAACAATCTGGTAGGTTGGCTGGTATGGTCCATTTCAACCATTGTACTAATCATGACCGTCGAACCCACCGTTAGCTTCTGGGACTGTGGTGAATTTATCGCAACTGCTTTCCGCTTGGAAATCGGTCACCCACCAGGTGCTCCTACCTTTATGTTAATTGCCCGTTTCTTTACGCTTTTTGGGTCTCCTGAAGATGCCGGTTATTTGGTTAACATCCTGTCGGCGTTGAGTAGTTCGTTTGCCGTTTTGTTCTTGTTCTGGATTATTTCATCCATTGCCAAAAAGATTGTAATGAAGTCTGAGGAAGACTTTACAGCTGGAAATATCGCCGCTGTATTGGCCTCTTCTACCATTGGTGCTCTTGCCTTTTCTTTCTCCGATACTTTCTGGTTTTCGGCAGTAGAGGCTGAGGTATATGCCTTGTCCTTGTGTTTAACGGCTTTGGTTTTCTGGGCTATTTTGAAATGGGAGGAAGTTGCCGATGAACCACGTAGTGATCGTTGGTTGCTCTTCATCTTCTTCGTTATTGGATTGTCCATCGGGGTTCACCTATTGAACCTTCTTGCCATTCCAGCAATTTGCTTCGTTTATTACTTCAGACGTCACCAGGTTAACCGCAAAGGAATTGTTATCACCGCTGGTGTTGGATTCTTGCTTTTGATGATCATTCAGTATGGAATTATCCAAAAAATGCTTCGGGTAGCCGCTTACATGGAACTGTTCTCTGTAAACACCATGGGCTTGCCATTCAACTCTGGATTGATCATCTTCTTTGTTTTGCTTTCTGCGCTAATCGCCTATGGAGTTTACTACAGCCACCAAAACAGAAAGTATTTAGCCAACTTAGCCTTGTTGGGCTTTGCGTTTGTATTGATCGGTTATTCTTCTTATGCCATCATTCTTATTCGTTCTTCCGCCAACCCTCCGTTGGATGAAAACGATCCACAAAACGTATTTACCCTTCTGGCTTACTTAGGCCGTGAACAATATGGAGAGCGTCCTTTACTCATTGGTCACTCTTTTGCTTCTCCCTTGGATAAGGATGAACCTTATAAAGACGGAAAACAAGTTTGGTTTCAGGACGAAGCTTCTGGCAAATACATCGTATCCGATAAGAAAAAGGCCTCCATACCTAATTACGCCGGCGAATTCAACATGCTCTTCCCGAGAATGGCAAGTCAGGAAAGAAGACACCTTTCCGGCTATAAAAGATGGTCGAAGTTTAAGGGTAAAAAGGTTCGATACAAGGTGGCTGGCAAAATGCAGGTCATCGAAAAGCCCACCATGGGAGAAAACATTCGCTTCCTGATGGACTACCAGCTTGGCTGGATGTATTTCCGCTATTTCATGTGGAACTTTGCCGGTCGACAAAATGATATTCAGGGGCACGGAGACATTGCCAATGGTAACTGGATTAGCGGTATCGACTTTATGGATTCGGCACGCCTAGGCCCACAAAGTACCTTGCCTGATTCACTGAAAAGCAACAAGGCTCGAAATACCTATTATTTCCTCCCCTTGATCCTGGGATTAATTGGACTGGTCTTCCATTACCGCCGCTCTATGAAGAGTGCCGTCGTGGTGACGATGCTGTTTATGTTTACCGGTATTTTGATTGTTGTTTACCTGAATCAAACTCCGATGGAGCCTCGGGAGCGTGATTACGCTTATGTAGGTTCGTTTATGACCTTCTGTATTTGGATTGGATTAGGTCTGTTGGCCTTGTTTGACGCCTTGAAGAGATCGATGAAGCCCGTTATCGCAACAGGCTTGGCGCTCTTGATTTGTCTTCCAATTCCTACTATCCTTATCGCTCAAAACTGGGATGATCACGATCGTTCCGGGCGATACACAGCAAGAGACTTTGCGAAAATGTACCTCGATTCCTGTGAGCCTAACTCGGTTCTTTTCACGAACGGGGATAACGACACCTTCCCACTGTGGTACGTACAGGAGGTAGAAGGATATAGAACAGACGTACGTGTGATTAACCTGAGCCTTTTGAATACCGATTGGTACATTAATCAAATGCGTCGTAAGGCCTACAAATCTGGCCCCGTTCGCTTCACCATTCCTGAGCCAAAATACCGTCAGGGAACTCGTGATTACATTCCCGTAATTGACCGAAACAAAAAGAAGGAACACGTGGACATCAAGCGTGTGGTTGAATTCTTCACCAATGAGAAGAATCAAGCGGTAATGGGTCAGAATAAGAAGATGAATTACTCCCCTACCAAGCTATACTCCTTGAAGGTGGATACCAATAAATTCATCAACAACCCATCTATTCCTGAGGAAAAATGGGGCGAGATTGTTCCTGAAATTCAATGGACCGTCGGCCGAAGCTACCTGCTGAAGAAAGACATCATGATGATGGACTTGTTGGCTCACTTCAATTGGGACTTCCCAATTTACTACGCTATTACTACGGGTAATGACGCCTACTTGGGTCTTCAAGGTTACTTCCAGTTGGAAGGATTGACTTATCGTCTGGTACCTTATAAAGCTGCAAGCCCTGATGGACAAACGGGTTATGTACACGCTGAAATCATGTATGACAACTTGATGAACAAGTTCCAGTTTGGTAATGTGAAGGATCCAAATGTATACGTGGATCACAACATTTTGAGAATGTGCATGAACCTGAGAAACAACTTTGCTCGTTGTGCTGAGGCCTTGCACCGCCAAGGAAAGAACGACAAAGCTCTGGAAGTGCTTGATCGCTGTATGCTTGAAATGCCAAAAGAGAATGTTCCTTACAACTTCTTTGTACTACCTATTGCTGAGCTCTATTACAAGTTAGGTCAAACGGAAAAGGCGACTGCGATCCTTTCAGAAATGCGTGAAACCTACGTAGCTGAGTTGGATTACTACTTTGCCCTTGACCGTGATATGTATGCGAAGATTAAGAGTCAGGCGAAACAAACGATTTCTATCCTCTACCGATTGAACCTCATGGCCAGTCAATATGTGCCTGGTGATCAGATCACCCAAGATTTGACGGATGATTTCAAGCGTTTGGAGGCTGACTTTAACCGATTAGAAGGAGTCGCACGTTAA
- a CDS encoding uroporphyrinogen-III synthase, producing MTKELDWSLFAQSSISHFLTLVEAPFIQTQPLPFGPVEEDIQWVFFNSPSAVRHAWNRIPSTTKIAALGEGTARELIKQGLTPQFIGSHPVEKAAAQFGQLVGEGKVLFPVTRIGKRTVQKALPADQVIEVGAYETLNRSCELPGDLDVIAFTSPSNVQSFFDQHEIPKGVQLVAIGETTAEALRTKGYSARVAKGYGMLAILDRIMGLGPEKDPA from the coding sequence ATCACCAAAGAGCTTGATTGGTCGCTCTTTGCCCAATCTTCAATTTCCCATTTTCTAACGCTTGTAGAAGCTCCGTTTATTCAAACTCAGCCGCTGCCTTTCGGGCCGGTAGAAGAGGATATTCAATGGGTGTTTTTTAATTCGCCGTCGGCCGTTCGCCACGCCTGGAATAGGATTCCATCTACAACCAAAATTGCGGCCTTAGGGGAGGGAACCGCTCGTGAACTCATCAAACAAGGTTTAACACCTCAGTTTATCGGATCGCACCCTGTAGAAAAAGCGGCAGCCCAGTTTGGTCAGCTGGTCGGTGAGGGAAAGGTGCTTTTTCCTGTAACGCGCATTGGAAAAAGGACGGTGCAAAAGGCTCTTCCTGCAGATCAGGTAATCGAAGTAGGGGCCTATGAAACCCTTAATCGATCTTGTGAATTACCCGGTGATTTGGATGTTATTGCCTTTACGAGTCCATCCAATGTTCAATCATTTTTCGATCAGCATGAAATACCAAAAGGCGTTCAATTGGTAGCTATAGGTGAAACCACAGCAGAGGCGCTTCGAACCAAAGGGTATTCGGCTCGGGTAGCCAAGGGTTACGGAATGTTAGCTATTCTTGACCGGATAATGGGTCTTGGCCCTGAGAAGGATCCTGCATGA
- a CDS encoding polysaccharide deacetylase family protein — protein sequence MPYYRTPDSVSGLLRKYTFHLSRHERVLYLTFDDGPHPVITPQVLELLEHFNAKASFFCVGDNLRKYPDVAEQVLEKGHLIGNHTFHHLNGWKTGNKSYFKDFLRAENQHATQWFRPPYGKIKPIQAKAIFRTHQIAMWDVLSGDYRKSDSPEICTRRVIQHSKPGSIIVFHDSEKAEKNMLPALKKTLEYFSDKGYQFKALPPQV from the coding sequence ATGCCGTATTACCGAACGCCTGATAGCGTTTCCGGACTGCTTCGGAAGTATACCTTTCATTTATCACGCCATGAGCGGGTATTGTACCTCACCTTTGATGATGGTCCACACCCGGTAATCACCCCACAAGTGCTTGAATTGCTTGAACATTTTAATGCCAAGGCAAGCTTCTTTTGTGTAGGTGATAACTTGAGAAAATATCCTGATGTTGCCGAACAGGTGCTTGAAAAAGGGCACTTGATTGGCAATCATACCTTCCATCATTTGAATGGATGGAAAACAGGAAACAAGTCGTATTTCAAAGATTTTCTCAGGGCCGAAAACCAACATGCCACTCAATGGTTCAGGCCACCCTACGGAAAGATTAAACCAATTCAGGCTAAAGCCATTTTTCGTACCCATCAAATTGCTATGTGGGATGTTCTCAGCGGCGATTACCGAAAAAGTGATTCCCCGGAGATTTGCACCCGGCGTGTCATTCAACACTCTAAACCTGGTAGTATCATCGTGTTTCACGATAGCGAAAAGGCTGAAAAAAATATGCTGCCCGCTCTAAAGAAAACCCTTGAGTATTTTTCCGATAAAGGGTATCAATTCAAGGCATTACCTCCGCAGGTTTAG
- a CDS encoding DUF4625 domain-containing protein, with amino-acid sequence MKKVLFYLLSATLVLSACKKEGCTDANATNYDADAKTDDGSCTYPDPGDTQKPVATIEKPANATEYAKNDTVEVHMDFTDNVALSTYTLKVSGGSWDQTLTESITGTSAHAHQKLVVSSTTAAGDYTLTATATDKAGNVSAESTVTIKVTQDVADNEKPVMQTPVVTWPLAPNPMEASTPNKVRVQVTDNMGVATIVTTLTLKSDGSEIGKTTTDATKFSDPKNINEEITIQHSPQGGVAEYDMDLKVVCTDAAGNSSEETIAVKGKF; translated from the coding sequence ATGAAGAAAGTGCTGTTCTATTTACTGTCCGCTACGTTGGTTCTTAGTGCATGTAAAAAAGAAGGATGTACGGATGCGAATGCAACGAATTATGACGCTGATGCCAAAACTGATGATGGATCTTGTACTTATCCTGACCCAGGGGATACTCAAAAGCCAGTAGCTACTATTGAGAAACCTGCAAATGCTACTGAATATGCCAAGAATGATACCGTTGAAGTTCATATGGACTTTACCGATAATGTAGCTCTTTCTACATATACCTTGAAAGTTTCTGGTGGTAGTTGGGATCAAACGTTGACTGAGTCCATTACTGGAACGAGTGCTCATGCTCACCAAAAATTGGTAGTAAGCAGCACCACTGCAGCTGGAGACTATACACTAACTGCTACTGCAACGGATAAGGCTGGAAATGTTTCCGCTGAATCTACCGTAACGATTAAGGTTACACAAGATGTTGCTGATAACGAAAAGCCAGTTATGCAAACTCCTGTAGTTACCTGGCCATTGGCTCCAAACCCCATGGAAGCTTCTACACCGAACAAAGTTCGTGTTCAAGTAACCGATAATATGGGAGTTGCTACTATCGTAACTACGCTTACGTTGAAAAGTGACGGATCGGAAATCGGAAAAACGACTACCGACGCTACCAAATTCAGCGATCCTAAGAACATTAATGAAGAAATTACTATCCAGCACTCTCCTCAAGGTGGAGTAGCCGAGTATGACATGGACCTAAAAGTTGTGTGTACTGATGCTGCAGGTAACTCTTCTGAAGAAACAATTGCTGTGAAGGGTAAGTTCTAA
- a CDS encoding T9SS type A sorting domain-containing protein: protein MKQVTNPILGFLGILLVGGFLSSDLNAQTEVKLIQYGRYDSIEVSNSHGVMQMPWLGGMETPQFSPFNLNGDSLMDLVFFDRDVFLPRTLINTGLPGDDAYRHAPEYEAAFPKMWDFALFRDYDHDGKHDIFTASDVGDFRVFKNESSTFDPDSMDFMGQLFPAHWDSNFMYKNLTARYYVNGLSKPYFYTNVFCGSPDIPAIVDADNDGDLDIMAFDTPNFQYWRNMQVEWGSSKPLDFMLYDICWGQLREGSIGFNLDLHSCFGMIPPAAPGGRHAPTKTILLEDMDCNGLPDLMIGDQGFPNMIVGYNFGNVDTAIVTQQDTSYPSKDVPVELHSFPAAYTFDADNDGLRDLVIAPNDIEGYLNTEQVLLYKNEGDSSCPDYKYQFDPLFERDVIDLGRNAYPVFFNVDGDSLMDIVCGGYGVYQPSLGTFDSRLAYYKNVGTTTSPEFKFITRDLIPTPNPIDTGLYPAFGDLDNDGDQDLLLATAQGYLHYYENQAASAQDSAEFVRTSVSYNGKSFGRNPRLYLYDVNDDGKLDILLGDKGNTIRYYNNTGTAQVADFSPTSVDSTFGNISLADQWGHGNLTVVIKDMDTNGVESNDPNDTSIKRFMFVSAGSGWMYLYDQFSSTRGASFRLLDSLYIYTRHPSIHMEDLTGDGKPDMIFGHRAGGMSILLKDGGNIIRPPEIDTTSVEEISANQTTLKLYPNPGIDELFFHNPDGEIILSMEMLDMTGKQVHQMDYPGNGPVVVSNLPSGSYIVRIQTDKELISLPYFKSDQ from the coding sequence ATGAAACAAGTCACAAACCCGATACTCGGATTTTTGGGCATTCTGCTAGTGGGCGGATTCCTAAGTTCCGATCTGAATGCTCAGACTGAGGTTAAGCTAATCCAGTATGGTAGATACGATTCTATTGAAGTCTCCAACAGTCATGGTGTGATGCAAATGCCGTGGTTGGGAGGTATGGAAACTCCCCAGTTTTCTCCGTTCAATCTTAATGGAGACAGCTTGATGGACTTGGTGTTCTTCGATCGTGATGTGTTTCTTCCCAGAACTTTGATCAATACGGGTTTGCCTGGCGATGACGCCTATCGTCATGCTCCGGAATACGAAGCTGCCTTCCCAAAAATGTGGGATTTTGCTCTTTTCCGCGACTACGATCACGACGGAAAACACGACATTTTTACAGCCTCAGACGTAGGCGACTTTCGAGTGTTTAAAAATGAGTCCAGCACCTTTGATCCTGATTCGATGGACTTTATGGGTCAACTCTTTCCAGCACACTGGGACAGCAACTTCATGTATAAAAACTTAACGGCCAGGTACTATGTAAATGGCCTTTCCAAGCCCTACTTCTACACCAATGTATTTTGTGGCTCCCCCGATATTCCAGCCATTGTGGATGCGGATAACGATGGAGACTTAGATATCATGGCCTTTGACACTCCAAATTTTCAATATTGGAGAAACATGCAAGTGGAATGGGGCAGCTCCAAGCCTTTGGATTTTATGCTTTACGACATTTGTTGGGGCCAACTGAGAGAAGGCTCCATTGGTTTTAACCTGGATTTGCACTCGTGCTTTGGTATGATACCACCCGCAGCCCCAGGCGGACGACACGCACCTACCAAAACCATTTTGCTGGAAGATATGGATTGCAACGGCCTACCCGACTTGATGATAGGCGACCAGGGCTTTCCTAACATGATTGTGGGCTACAATTTTGGAAACGTAGATACGGCAATTGTTACCCAACAAGACACGTCTTATCCTTCCAAGGATGTTCCTGTTGAGCTACACTCCTTCCCTGCTGCCTACACCTTCGATGCGGACAATGATGGCCTGCGCGACCTGGTAATTGCACCCAATGACATTGAAGGCTACTTAAATACGGAGCAAGTCTTACTGTATAAAAACGAAGGTGATTCCAGCTGCCCGGATTATAAATACCAGTTTGATCCGCTTTTTGAAAGAGACGTAATTGACTTGGGAAGAAATGCCTACCCCGTATTTTTCAATGTGGATGGTGATAGCCTGATGGATATTGTTTGTGGAGGATATGGCGTTTACCAGCCTTCCTTAGGGACATTTGACAGCCGATTGGCTTATTACAAAAATGTGGGAACCACTACCTCTCCTGAGTTTAAATTCATTACCCGGGATTTAATTCCCACACCTAACCCGATTGATACCGGACTATATCCCGCCTTTGGTGATCTGGATAATGACGGTGACCAGGACTTGCTTTTGGCTACAGCCCAGGGCTATTTGCACTACTATGAAAATCAAGCGGCTTCAGCACAGGATTCTGCGGAATTTGTGAGGACGTCGGTGAGTTATAATGGAAAATCGTTTGGTAGGAACCCGAGACTCTATCTGTATGATGTGAATGACGATGGCAAGTTGGACATTTTGTTGGGCGATAAGGGAAATACTATTCGCTACTACAACAATACCGGAACTGCCCAAGTGGCGGACTTCAGCCCTACCAGCGTGGATAGCACATTTGGCAACATCTCCCTCGCCGATCAATGGGGCCATGGAAATTTAACGGTAGTTATTAAAGACATGGACACCAATGGCGTGGAGAGCAACGACCCGAATGATACTTCGATCAAGCGATTCATGTTCGTTTCTGCCGGATCTGGCTGGATGTATTTATACGATCAGTTTAGCAGCACCCGTGGCGCCTCTTTCCGCTTACTGGATAGCCTGTACATCTACACCAGACACCCAAGCATTCACATGGAAGACCTAACCGGCGATGGTAAGCCGGATATGATATTCGGACATCGTGCTGGTGGGATGAGTATTTTGTTGAAAGATGGAGGAAACATCATCCGTCCACCCGAAATTGATACTACATCAGTTGAAGAGATTAGTGCAAATCAAACGACGCTAAAACTGTATCCCAATCCGGGTATTGATGAGTTGTTCTTCCACAACCCGGATGGTGAAATCATTCTGTCTATGGAAATGCTGGATATGACCGGCAAACAAGTACATCAGATGGATTATCCAGGGAATGGGCCCGTCGTTGTATCTAACTTACCTTCAGGCTCATACATTGTTCGTATCCAAACCGATAAGGAACTAATAAGCCTACCCTACTTTAAGTCTGATCAGTAG
- a CDS encoding bifunctional 3-deoxy-7-phosphoheptulonate synthase/chorismate mutase type II: MKGLNEKGNDLVLPRVKDKKPLLIAGPCSAESETQILSVAESLAAQKKVQLFRAGIWKPRTRPDNFEGIGEKGLHWLRRVQEEFGMPAITEVANARHTREALDQGLKYLWIGARTTVNPFSVQDIADALKGAPVTVFVKNPIHPDINLWMGAIERIQNAGVAHVGAIHRGFSTFRSSPYRNIPLWEIPIELQRRFPDLTLICDPSHIAGSRPLIPLVSQKALDLNMAGLMVEVHPNPEEAWSDAKQQLTPGHFHDMVDLLSVRSEHGSDDVFINQLEELRDKIDKLDEEILSALEVRLKMIEQIGQYKRQNNVTVYQIDRWNEILKTRAKMGGELGMDAEFVKKLMELIHVESIRIQTGIMQDPSQGQDPLSGQE, translated from the coding sequence ATGAAGGGTTTGAACGAAAAAGGGAACGATCTTGTACTACCGAGGGTGAAGGATAAGAAACCACTATTAATTGCTGGGCCATGTAGCGCCGAAAGTGAGACACAGATCTTATCGGTTGCCGAATCTTTGGCGGCCCAAAAAAAGGTTCAGCTCTTTCGGGCAGGAATCTGGAAACCCAGAACCCGACCAGACAATTTTGAAGGAATTGGCGAAAAAGGATTACACTGGCTTCGGCGGGTTCAGGAAGAGTTTGGAATGCCTGCCATCACCGAAGTTGCCAACGCCCGGCACACCCGAGAGGCTCTCGATCAGGGGTTAAAATACCTTTGGATTGGAGCTCGCACCACAGTGAATCCTTTTTCTGTTCAAGACATTGCAGATGCGCTAAAGGGCGCCCCTGTTACCGTATTTGTAAAAAATCCTATTCATCCAGATATAAACCTATGGATGGGTGCTATTGAACGGATTCAAAATGCAGGAGTGGCCCATGTAGGCGCTATTCACCGAGGTTTTAGCACCTTTAGAAGTTCACCTTACCGCAACATTCCACTTTGGGAAATTCCCATTGAACTCCAACGTCGATTTCCTGATCTGACACTCATTTGCGATCCCAGTCATATCGCTGGTAGTCGCCCGTTAATTCCTTTGGTGAGCCAAAAAGCTCTTGACTTGAACATGGCTGGACTTATGGTAGAAGTTCACCCAAATCCGGAAGAAGCCTGGAGTGATGCCAAACAACAGCTTACACCTGGCCACTTCCACGACATGGTAGACCTGTTGTCGGTTCGTTCAGAACACGGGTCTGATGACGTCTTTATCAATCAATTGGAAGAATTGAGAGACAAAATCGACAAGCTGGATGAGGAGATTTTGAGCGCCTTGGAAGTTCGATTAAAGATGATTGAACAAATCGGTCAGTACAAAAGGCAGAACAATGTGACTGTTTACCAAATTGATCGGTGGAACGAAATCCTGAAAACCCGGGCCAAAATGGGTGGAGAACTCGGAATGGATGCCGAGTTTGTCAAGAAGCTCATGGAGTTGATCCACGTAGAATCCATTCGGATCCAAACGGGAATCATGCAGGATCCTTCTCAGGGCCAAGACCCATTATCCGGTCAAGAATAG